In Camelus ferus isolate YT-003-E chromosome 5, BCGSAC_Cfer_1.0, whole genome shotgun sequence, one genomic interval encodes:
- the METTL21A gene encoding protein N-lysine methyltransferase METTL21A isoform X1: MALVPYEETVGVGLQRFHKPLATFSFANRTIQIRQDWKQLGVAAVVWDAAVVLSTYLEMGAVELRGCSAVELGAGTGLVGIVAALLGAHVTITDRKVALEFLKSNVQANLPPHIQPRAVVKELTWGQNLGSFSPGGFDLILGADIIYLEETFTDLLQTLEHLCSKHSVILLACRIRYERDHNFLAMLERQFTVSKVHYDPEKDVHIYKARKRNLREDL; the protein is encoded by the exons ATGGCCCTGGTGCCCTATGAGGAGACCGTGGGAGTGGGGCTGCAGAGATTCCACAAGCCTCTTGCCACCTTCTCCTTTGCAAACCGCACGATCCAGATACGGCAGGACTGGAAGCAACTGGGAGTCGCAGCGGTGGTTTGGGACGCG GCTGTCGTTCTTTCCACGTATCTGGAGATGGGAGCTGTGGAGCTCAGGGGCTGCTCTGCCGTGGAGCTGGGTGCTGGCACAGGGCTGGTGGGCATAGTGGCTGCCCTGCTGG GTGCTCATGTGACTATCACGGATCGGAAAGTAGCATTAGAGTTTCTTAAATCAAATGTTCAAGCCAACTTACCTCCCCATATCCAACCCAGAGCTGTTGTTAAGGAGCTGACTTGGGGACAGAATTTGGGGAGTTTTTCACCTGGAGGATTTGACCTGATACTTGGAGCTGATATCATATATTTAGAAGAAACATTCACAGATCTTCTTCAAACATTGGAACATCTCTGTAGCAAGCACTCTGTGATTCTCTTAGCTTGCCGAATTCGCTATGAACGGGATCACAACTTCTTAGCGATGCTGGAGAGGCAATTTACTGTGAGTAAGGTTCACTATGATCCTGAAAAAGATGTACATATTTACAAAGCACGGAAGAGAAACCTGAGGGAGGACTTGTAG